The following nucleotide sequence is from Primulina tabacum isolate GXHZ01 chromosome 2, ASM2559414v2, whole genome shotgun sequence.
accatgttatgaaagagtttggtgttccgctcaccatcctctagccAGTTTCATGCAGCtttttgtttccaaaaatccgcctccatggcggtgacacgGGCCAGATCCGCATTACGATCGGACAGGGCAGTCCAATTCGAATCAGAAGGATCGGCCTCACAAGCAAGCTCAGCGGAACGAACTGCACTCTCAGCCTCggtgattttatcaaagatgttaccaaaaacatcccgattccaccactTGAGGTGATTCTTAAGACACTTCAACTTAACAAAAAGACGCGACATAACAATCAGACTGCAAGGcaaattccaattaagcctgacagtctgcaaaaaaccatgatgccgaagccacatacgctggaagcgaaacgagctcggcccacgggcaaaaaccggagcggtaaccaaaagcggacagtggtcagaaacagtacgggggagatgttcaactcgaatggagctgaaatgatcaccccaatcatcagaaaccataaccctgtccaaccgcttccaaacggtcttattcgtccaagtgaacgaagacccctcaaaaccagcatcaatCAAACCAGAATCCATAATGAAAGTGTTGAACTTCTCCATgggtagcaacctaccaccacgggtgcccaaacactcagacgCATCACGAACAACATTGAAATCCCCACCAACCAGCCAAGGACCCAGAACAGACTTGACGTGAAGCAGGGAAGACCAGAGGTCCCGACGCTCAATATAATCACATCTGgcataaacaaaagaacaaaaaatagATGTGGGTAAAAAAGGGGCAGAAACCTTaatgtgaaggaactgagcatgatcaaggaCACACTCAGCCTgcacatcagcagcaaaaaacaCCCAAATGTGACCAGAGAGATTCGAAATGACTCGAGAAAAACCAAGACGACGAGTCATGAATCTCTGATCTAAATCAATCATCGGCTCCAAAACAGTCAAAATCTTAATCTGTTTCTCCTTAACAAAAGCATGAAGCCTCTGTTGGGACTCCGAACCCCGGagtccccggatattccagattaGGAAATTCATGATGAACGGGCAGCAGAAATGCCCGATCGCTTCCTGAGCGACCCAGGGGGATCATCCCTCCCCCTCTTTTTCTTAACATCTGGCATATCTGAGTCCAGGACGCCGTCCTCAGACGCACGGCCATCACCCGGTTCAGAAAGTCTATCAAAAACCTGGTCAAGATCCTCAACAAACCTCTCACGGACAACCCTCTCAGAAATAGGAGAACCCTGTCTATCAACCAGCTGAGTAAACAAAGAAGACGCATCAGCAGGGGACGAAGGGCCAGAAGGGATCGAGTGACAACTATGATTCTCCAAACAAATCACGGGTTCAGAAAACACCGTGTCAATACCAGCATGCGGAGACCCCAAAACTTCCACACAATCAACAAAAGGAATAACATCCTCCTCCTCCAAATCTTTAGCCCCAGACTGGGCTGACACACCTACCTAATGCCAACGGGGAAACAACAACGGTGGGTGAACTCAAACCAACAGTATCCATACCCTCGGATGGAGCATGCTCCAAAGGAGGACCCCCGGTGAAATCAACACCCACATCCCCAAAGCGGGGCCCAGACTCAGAAGTGGAACCAACTAACGCACTAGAATCAAAGAGCTGCGCCTCCTTCTGCCAAGGAGAAAGGACATCAAAAGCATTCGAAGTACTCTTCGACTGTGAAGGAGCCTGCCCTGAAGGAGGAACAGCAGCAGGTGGAACTCGACGCGCAGGCCGTCTCCTTCTACGACGCTTAGGGCCAACAAAAGTCTCAGCATTAGGGTCCTGATGACCCTGGACCTCACCAGAAATGACACCCTCCTGGGATGACGGACCCGAAGCAGCCGTCTGAGATGGAGGGACTGGACCAAATGACTTCGCCCGGATCGGCCGGGGATTCTTGCCATGAGAGTAACAAACACTCGTCGCATGTCCCAGCATTTTGCAATCAGTGCAATAAGCCGGGATCCTCTCATACACAACCTCAATCTCTTGAGTGTGATCACCCCAGCCCACCCAAATGTGCTTAACGGGAGGCTCCAACACATTAATTTCCACACACACGCGAGCATAGGCCCCACGAGACACCTCAGCAGTGTGGTCATCAACTTTGATAGGCTTTCCCAAGAGCTTGGCAATAGCACAAAGGCTTTTTTTCTCATATAAATGCAAAGGTAATTCCGGAAGTCGAGCCCAAACTGGCGCAACTGGCGACTCCGCCTGAAACTTGAATTCTGGTGTCCATTTAGAAAAACGGATACCAAGTGAGCCAACCATCATATTACCACGCGCCCAAAGCCGTGCGTAATCCTCTTCACAAGAAAGAGTAATGACCATGAAACCCCGgggtaaaaatttcaaattgaacgGTCTGACCAAACCCACTTTGCCAAAGGCAACAGAAATCATCGAATTGGGCACCACAGAACCGATTCCCAGAAATTTTACCCACCAATGCAAATTTAAATGGCTCAATAAGGGATGAAATAACCTTATCCGGGAATAAAATACCCGGTTTCCCATCCAAAAAAGAAGGCTCGAGAATCTCCTCCATCGAGTTGAGAACATCATCAAAGCTATTCTTCACCGTACGAGGAGACGGGGGAGCCAAAACGTCCTTAAAAGACACATGAGGAGAAACAACTTTCGAACTTACATTGACCGCAGAAGCACCAGATGTGACTGCCGAGTTGACCCACTACACTTGACTAAGAGACTCAACCGAGTTGACTCGGCCCTTACCCACCGGACCACCACCGAGGACCGGCGACGTAGCAGCGAACATGAAACCGGTGTCGGAACCAGCAGAATCGGGCGGCGGAGGGGTGAACTCGGTAAACACAGTAGTCGGAAACGGTGAAGAAATCGGAAATTGGGCATTTCCGATTGCCGGACAGAAACCAGAAATTGAAGATACCGGGATGTTGCCCATGACAGGGGGAGTAAACGCCATGGAGGAATTGAGAAATGGAGGTGCGAAGCCGGAGGAATTGAGCAAGGAAGCCGTCGCGATCGGTGAACAGTGACTGAAaatcgtagatctgaaattgccGTCGCATACGAACGGCGTTGGGGCTGATACCAGAGGCAAACTGATCGTCTGGGTGAGGGGATTCAAGATCAGGGTTTCATTAGCAACGAGGTTGCCGGAGATGGCCGGAATTTGGAGAAAACCAGACGGCGCAGACGTGAACAGTGCCGCCGAGGACAAAAACGAAGAACACGGCGGCTGAGGTGAATAATCCGGTCGCGCATGGGTATCACTGGAAAGCTGACTAAAAACCGATACAGGAGAAGTACCTCCGGTGCCGGGAAGAGCAGCGGCCGCCGGCGACGAAGAAGAAGTAAAAACAGGCGAAATTTCGATCTGAAAATCGGGGACGTTGCCGGAATCCAATCGGTCTGAGATTTTGGTATGTTGATCGGCGAGGGGAGGCGGTTCTAATGGGGGTGGTCgccggccgggatccggcggcggtGACATGGCGGCGGTAATGACGTGAATAGTGCCAAATTGGGgtaattttggaatttttttttgaaatggtTTGGGGTCTAGGgtctagggttttttttttttttttagggtttaggatttagggtttagggtttttttttttttttaaactaaaaagtttatttattaacaaataaaacttaacggagggggactagaccaagacctccggaaaggctatatcacaatcataacataaaaacataaataaagacatactacaacagggcaacctgaaataaagcacaacaaaatacaaacaaaccagcgagtgccccggaatacatcacacaaaatagaacaaaatggtgagcaaggagaactctgcagtgaacgcccaccacataccgccaaaaatgcggaaaacgaaatcagcctggatcaagaggtcgcccatagggcaaactcgcctgagccgccttctgcctataataacgccgctgctgagatcgcgtacggcccggaagtggtagagataaacatcattcactcactgaacccatctcaaactctggcagagcagtagaaacaggagtatcacccacaggatccggaacagcgggggcaatctcaacaaccggaacagtaacaaccacaggtgcagtaacaactgctccagaagtagatgccacctcaaccatatccgtggcctgagacgagataattggatccaaatcatcgtgagacggactactcaccgcagcattctgctctgccgcaagcttactaagaagggacttaaacctctggggacggggtttaacggtacccgaagtctcaccaggacctaaagcagtgggtaaatcttgcagtatctcatagtaattcttcgtcgaaatgggccgagccggatctttcctcacaacaggtcggcgtcggggacgcttggaaacatgtcctataaaatcagtatcaccggactgtggcggatcagacgcaacaccctgaggctgctcggaaggagccggaagcggggaatccgatgcaacacccttaccatgaggtcgggtccggcgcgggcgagaagactttccattacgagagcaaaaatcaagtgaatggcccaacaactggcaatgtgaacaataatggggaacttgctcatagaccacctccacaacctgactatgatcaccccaacccacccagatacgctccggacgagcctgaagaacatcaatctcaacacaaactctagcaaaagatcctctagtcccatcagcggtaatctcatcaatcttaactggattacctaaaatcttagcaataggaaacaagctctgtttagcataaagatgcaatggcaaatcaataaatctgacccaaacaggagcaataggagaatccgcctcaaacttgaattcgggaGTCCATTTCGAGAAACGAATCACTACATACCGAATCGAAACAAGAGGCTGAGtccaaaacctcaaataatcctcctcacaggaaagggggagaaccatatacccacgaggaagaaaacgaacagtaTGAGAACCCAACAAACCAATACAAGAGAAAGCAGATAATATATCAGAATTGGGAGTCAAACCCCGGTTCCCAGTGATACGCCCTACCAGAGCAAACTTAAAAGAAGCAGAGAGggacgaaataacctgatccgggaacaaAATTCCGGGAATCCCATCTCGAACAATCGGAGCGGGCACCTCATCCATCGATGCAGCAACATCAGCAAAACTCTGAGCCTGCGACGGTGGAGAGGAACGACGCAAAACATCCCCGAAAGACACCGCATGAGGGACAGAGCGAGGAGAAACAACTGCCGGAGCAACGGGATTAGGAGAAGGCAATTGACTTACTGCCGAGTCAACCCGCATGGGTTGAATGGGTGACTCGACCGAGTCAACCCGAAATGGTACCACCGGAGGACCACCGTCGGCCGGCGATGATGGGAAGAGCATAGAACCGGTGAGAGAACTTGAAGAATCGGCCAAAACAGGAGATAATTTGACGGAAATCGTTGGTTGACTCGGCCGCAACTCGgcaaattgggcgtttccgaccgATGGCTGTGAACCTGCAATTGACGGTggggaaatattacccaagaccGGACGAACATAACCGGAAGAGGAATTTCCCAAAGGAGCTCGGACGCCGGCGTAATTGACAGAAGAAGCATGCGCGACGAGGGTTACAGGCGGTGCCGGACTAGATCTAAAATTCCCGGTGAATGTGAACGATTCGGGCAACGGGCCATGGACAAACTTATTCGTCTGAGGACGGGCATTCCAGATCGGGGCTTGGATCGGAGAAAGAACGCCGGAACTAACCGGAATCGAGCAAAACGCGGACGGCTCCTGCGTGAACAGTGCAGGCGGAACTTTCGTGGTGAAATCGGGCgggcaaatcaactctgaatgacttgaaattttcacagtAGCCTCGCCTTGACGAGACAAAGCCAACGGTACCTCATTTGTAAAAAACTGAGTTGAAATTGCCGGAGATGAGATTTTGGCCGGAATTTGCAGATTTTCGGATGAGCTTTTGGTTGGGCAATCGGACTCCGTTTGCTTTGAAAGTTTGACAGCAGCATCGCCTCGTCGTGGCGGTTCAGATGGTCCGGTGAACCGGCCGGGAACCGGCTCCGGCATGTGAGGCGgaaatttggagattttttggctttttatttcactattcactttgagagaaaatgttttgggggcgaatggtttagggtttagggtttagggttttttttttttttttaaact
It contains:
- the LOC142537557 gene encoding uncharacterized protein LOC142537557; translated protein: MNFLIWNIRGLRGSESQQRLHAFVKEKQIKILTVLEPMIDLDQRFMTRRLGFSRVISNLSGHIWVFFAADVQAECVLDHAQFLHIKVSAPFLPTSIFCSFVYARCDYIERRDLWSSLLHVKSVLGPWLVGGDFNVVRDASECLGTRGGRLLPMEKFNTFIMDSGLIDAGFEGLIVMSRLFVKLKCLKNHLKWWNRDVFGNIFDKITEAESAVRSAELACEADPSDSNWTALSDRNADLARVTAMEADFWKQKAA